Within Triticum dicoccoides isolate Atlit2015 ecotype Zavitan chromosome 1B, WEW_v2.0, whole genome shotgun sequence, the genomic segment tggttaaccgttggagtatcaaacgacctcttggcacgaaacttgacaggcggtctaccggtgctataccaaggccgcttggcaagactcgggccattccgagaaagtttaacacccgcacatgaaaagagagaagagggggacgccggagggcataggagtgccggatcgcaaaacggacaacgtggaaaatgctcggatgcatgagacgaacacgtatgcaaaattaaatgcacatgatgacatgacaaaatgcaacacgcaagcaaatgacatggcaacgacggcgaataactggcagacacctggcgcaacaaatctggggcgttacacccgccgccgccccggctgctccggcgcgtcgtactccttctcctccgcctcgtaagcaagcacgtaagaagacagacgccgcagccgctccgtctgctccgatgtctagcagcacaaccagaggcgggaggcaatacagatacggtccacctctcaagcctctagagaagttaccgtacgagaggaccgaggaggaaaacgatacgattgtgcggacccacgtgaagaagttctttgaaggggtgaaagcaaagagacatcaacctccggaggagaaggtagatccggtgaaagcaaagcgcactatcaatgccctgaggaaaccaccaaagtcttcgccgagaaccaactatgagcgcattactgaacagacatatctccaagcccaacagtcgggaactactgtcagtactaaaaggttaaaagaacgagcaaagggggaaaaattgcccagctcggcgaacaagcacagcaatcgtgccccccgctcaatgtgtctaatgctccggggacggtggccggttatggaaatcttgcagattacctgcctgacgatcaacttcctgatttcttggaggtggacgaacacagatatgagtacgggaagcctctcgtcaaagatgaaaaatctctgacaacaatgatgcgaagattccataattggtacatggaaacctgcagagagtctgggggtacgaatgctttgtatctcaatattaaagaggagcacgacctcgttgcaaatgatctgttgactgttccatttgatgagttcttcgcgttcttcaatcaaaaggccctcgataaactaatggtcttttgctactgtctgtaagtactatttctgtcattaagtctctatatataattcggctctttcatttcatgtatttataattaattatcctcaatatattttgcagattgaagatcgtcgagtgcaaaaaacaagaaatttatgatattgggttcattaacacaaatatcatagatgaatttctggttaaaaaggacgtcaaagaggccgaggacaacgtgctacaatcgttgatcaaaaatcaaaacaaagataccatcctctttccttacaacggcaagtgagtgttactgtcgtgtgcatattcagttttccttattactcgagcgaggttatagtaatgcaatttatgagttatgcatgtgtgcgcaggtaccactatattcttctggagattaagcttgagcgtggactagtaactgtcttagactcgagacggaaagattccaaaacctatgcggacatgactgaaatgctcagcaagtaagttcaatcgatcattatcgcaccatatcggcaactttttgttcatttcctgatatttcaagtaataattattattttctttgtcttgcggggtttggaaacagttcaccgcacaagcttcGGGACTACCGAAGGagttgcgatatacatacccgaaagtaagtactactggctagctagttgcgcgcatctcccgttgattctatagctatactttcatcaatgtcatTTATAATGTTTCAATATCAGTTTGATTGacatctatttctcgtaaagtgcttgtgacaggaagaagggaatgatttctgtggatactacgtgtgcgagttcatccacaacgcgactttgaaaaacaagcggggctactctcaaagacaatatgaagtgcgtaagcaataatattcacaatttcattttattacaccatcatttctgttgagtttcattcatatatatgtattaattaacccccttcttcaaattagacgtggcagatgcggaatgaactcctagaaccagatcgcatgaaagcaattcaagaggaattggcgggattctttcttgaccacgtcatcaataaagccggagaataccatgtgaaaattgatttcaattgctaggggattgtaattaagagatcttatacatattgtacatgtatgtagccagtagcgtcggatacatgatatacgaaaacttgttgctcgaccaatctctcggagaaggagaggtcgatcgatcacttctctcggtatgcatgacgaacttctgtactcaatggttctctcgatcacttatgtatatatagtacgtagcgtcgatcaagcacggacataagagaggacacttctctctattaattagctagctaacacaatatatgaaacacctaaattaaccccccaaaacccccaatccccctcccccctcctttcaaaaaaaacaaaaaccccaaccactggaaggctgacgcgtggatgccttttggtccccgttggtaccaccaatcgggaccaaaggccccctgactgggctcggcgcacagagccacgtggaggcacattggtcccggttcgtatttgaaccgggactaatgagtggaggtattagtaacgacccattagtcccggttcatgaaccgggactaaaggcccttacgaaccggaactattaggtgtttttctactagtgtcttgcAAGAGAATTTGTCACAAGCCGCCAATCAAACACGTGTATCTTTGGGGGGCCAGATGGTGCATCAACCATTCGGTGCCAAGGAAATAATTAGCAGGCCAAAGATGAAGACAAACAATGGCGTGGAGTACAGACTTGCTGGCGTGGCTACCAGATGGTCCGTCGTCAAAATGATGATTGAACACCACTTCATGTCCTTGAGAAAACTCCTATTCTAGCCCTCATTCATTGGTTAGGCTCAGCAGCGATGAACTTGTGTCATTACCGTGTCGAAGGTGTTGTCTCCTTGCCGTTGCGCTGGCCTTCGGTGGTTAGTTTTGACAATCGAAATGAAAATCCTTGTCTTGGTTGTCCTCGACCGGACATGACCACGGCGACGTGAGAGCGCTTATTCCTTGAAAGAAGTCGGATTAGTCTAGATGTTTATTTCATACATTTTACAATGACTAAGCAGTATTTATCTTTCTCTAACTCTGATGAATAACTAATAAGAATAACTATGTGCATTACCATGATGCAGAGGTCAAGAGTTTAACCTCCTTTTTGTttgaaaaaaaaatagcaatagaaCGCTCGATCCATGCCTGGTTCCTACGACCGGACGACGACGAACGCACGTACGGGAGTGACAAGTACGGTAGTACTACGATCTACGCGCCGACAGGACGACAGTGCCAAGACAACGCAGGTGTTGTACGTAGGCTCCTACAGCTCTCTAGCTCGGCAGAATTGACAAATTTGACCTCAAAGCGAAAGTATTTCACAAACTaaactatttttgaaaatatttcacACCGCTGACCCTTTTGTGCAGCTCCCAACAATAAAGCGCTGCACTTTACTGTGCAACTCCTTACAGTtaggcgttgcacagtgtagtaCAGCTCCTTACAGTTAGGCGCTGCACAGTGTGGCGCCTGTGTGTTAGGCGCTGCACGGTAAGAGTGTAGCGCCTTGCAGTTGGGCGCTGCACATTAGAGGTCAGTTGGATGAAATACTTTCAAACATAATTTAGTTTGTAAAATAGTTTCGCGCTGAGGTCAAATTTATGTTTTTTGCCCTCTAGCTCATTCCGGTGGCTGCCTCGGATAAGCACGCTCGGACGTGTCACCCGTCCGGTGCCTTGCCCAACGCGTGTCAATGCGTCAGGGACAGTGAGAGGAGAGGCTTGCGTCCGCGTCGTCGCACACGCGCCGTCTCCTGCACCCGCGACGCGCCTCCTCGCAGGCTATAAAATGGCGACGTCGCtacctcctccatcaccaccatcaaACAAGCAACCACAAGCACCGCACAAGCTGGAGCAGTAGAGCACACACGTTCCCTTCCAGTTGAGGTTGAAGTAGCGAGGCAGAAAGAAagcgaacgatggcctccggtcagCAGGAGAGGTCGCAGCTGGACCGCAAGGCCCGCGAGGGCGAGACCGTCGTCCCCGGCGGCACCGGCGGCACCAACCTGCAGGCGCAGGAGAACCTCGCCGAAGGTACGTAACATAACAACGCACGTCGACCTTATATGTTGGTGATCGTGATGGCGGCTTCAGCTGCTCATGTCATGTCTACGGTGTTGGCAGGGCGCAGCCGCGGCGGGCAGACGCGCAAGGAGCAGATGGGGGAGGAAGGATACAGCGAGATGGGGCGCAAGGGCGGGCTGAGCACCAACGACGAGTCCGGCGGCGAGCGCGCGGCCAGGGAGGGCATCGACATCGACGAGTCCAAGTTCAAGACCAAGTCCTAGATGTTCACTCGGCGCGTAGCTTAGCAAGCAAGACGACTGCTTAGTTAGTTGGTTTACCTTGCCGGATGAATAATGTAGGTCAGGAATCCTGACGTGTGCACGCATGTAGGAGACCATACGTACTAGTATGGTCATGTGTGCTTGGTAGTCGCTGCTAGTCCGTAGGTACTGATGGTCAGTAGTCATGTGTCCGTGTCGGTCGGGAGTGTGGTTGTGGCTCCGGTGGCTTGTCCGGCCTCTCTTCCCAAACCAGCTTCCGCTGTATCCTTGTATTTCCAGTAATGTAAGTCGT encodes:
- the LOC119306527 gene encoding em protein H2-like, with the protein product MASGQQERSQLDRKAREGETVVPGGTGGTNLQAQENLAEGRSRGGQTRKEQMGEEGYSEMGRKGGLSTNDESGGERAAREGIDIDESKFKTKS